In Leishmania donovani BPK282A1 complete genome, chromosome 35, the following are encoded in one genomic region:
- a CDS encoding DNA-repair protein, putative: MAMVTSASVPADPAETCNVTEEDRSDLAADVDEWDEVELPVAFSPAKKQEESESDSLAKKGLTDDGESEAVKHETAYAVSTLKTEVTTTTRGEADTVTSSSVKEELVNVDEEAAASDRPLMEWAQLPLVGRSRASDTWRQRDPAYEAMIEQRDLLAAKRRSERIQRVCESLFALLAVFIRARLLWRESCHPRFVKQLLRLHVSRGKSPKRSRCEDPSRKVTSAYVFLKAVATAKVLVAESTKSSHRKLSLAPAWVTCAKDAVQNKTSAAVNVLIKIINDHFKLVAPAAPASSSGRETPVSAAAYTVAPPSAEQDFSDWSVPVKLGFLFTKIAECDCRVSADAPLELPHPLYFSLVFLALARVAGLSCRLVVAKLAKTQLEKARAAGPAGGAANGYNDTSEGKDSTADGDIEDSTRRPLRILSIFEGREKRKASDRTNASGAARAGKGSKRQRPSAGSAEDTKDSEELKSKKLPTSCYWVEVWSAERESFLSVNPCQSCATLWGASYTLSVSGHVAVDATPRYISKYSTAYAYGRRLGTCRQHRFLWRNELAWDDTRELSEVLRATFNVAAPHTSSLAQRQQQRESRQLHSLMYSEAVPTTLSALHRHPLYVIDSDLARHEGVYPKDACTTVGSVKGRLVYKRSAIVSLRSRDGWLREGRSLLTEDQPAYKVVAPPASRPFAAPSTLYGRWQTQPFEPLPLTAGDPPSIPHHGRTSWYILLDKAPPQGIVHLTQPQISRVARRMKLDFRLAVVGFERRRTDEHRRGHWETVINGIVVKETDSVALLRAYEEWVQLVQEQEATKRRQRAFHWWLLLAQRLLALKRLQDQYAKGLGAGAMPMQ; the protein is encoded by the coding sequence ATGGCCATGGTGACATCCGCCAGCGTACCCGCTGACCCAGCCGAAACGTGTAACGTCACGGAGGAGGACCGGAGCGACTTGGCCGCCGACGTGGACGAGTGGGATGAAGTGGAGCTTCCAGTCGCCTTTTCTCCTGCCAAGAAGCAGGAGGAAAGTGAAAGCGACAGCTTAGCCAAGAAGGGTCTGACTGATGACGGCGAAAGTGAGGCCGTGAAGCATGAGACCGCTTACGCGGTTTCAACTCTCAAGACAGAAGTAACGACTACGACAAGGGGTGAGGCAGATACTGTAACATCGAGTAGCGTAAAGGAGGAACTTGTGaacgtggacgaggaggcggctgcgagcGATCGACCCCTGATGGAATGGGCGCAACTGCCGCTTGTGGGACGGTCGCGCGCTTCAGATACATGGCGGCAGCGTGACCCAGCTTATGAGGCCATGATAGAGCAGAGGGATTTGCTAGCCGCAAAGCGTCGCTCAGAGCGCATTCAGCGCGTCTGCGAGTCGCTCTTCGCACTCCTGGCTGTGTTCATTCGAGCCCGTCTGCTCTGGCGCGAGTCGTGCCATCCCAGGTTCGTTAAACAGCTTCTCCGGCTCCATGTGTCGCGCGGAAAGAGCCCGAAACGCTCACGCTGCGAAGATCCTTCCAGAAAGGTAACAAGTGCTTACGTTTTTCTCAAAGCCGTAGCCACCGCAAAGGTGCTGGTGGCAGAGTCGACAAAGTCGTCGCATCGCAAGCTCTCGCTTGCCCCAGCGTGGGTGACGTGCGCAAAAGACGCGGTGCAGAATAAAACCTCGGCGGCCGTGAATGTACTCATTAAAATCATCAACGACCACTTCAAGTTAGTGGCACCGGCAGCTCCAGCTTCGTCGAGTGGACGCGAGACACCTGTTAGTGCCGCGGCGTATACTGTTGCTCCGCCGTCTGCGGAGCAAGACTTTTCCGACTGGTCGGTGCCTGTCAAACTAGGGTTTCTCTTCACGAAGATAGCAGAGTGTGATTGCCGTGTCTCAGCGGATGCGCCACTCGAGTTGCCCCATCCCCTTTACTTCTCCCTTGTGTTTCTAGCATTGGCGCGCGTGGCGGGGCTGAGCTGCCGTCTTGTGGTGGCGAAGCTAGCCAAGacgcagctggagaaggccCGCGCAGCGGGgcctgccggcggcgctgccaatGGGTACAACGACACAAGTGAAGGCAAGGACAGCACCGCAGACGGTGACATCGAAGATAGCACTCGCCGGCCGCTGCGAATTCTTTCCATTTTTGAAGGCCGCGAGAAGCGCAAGGCATCGGATCGCACCAACGCTAGTGGGGCTGCTCGAGCGGGCAAGGGGtcgaagcggcagcgacccTCAGCAGGGTCGGCAGAAGACACCAAAGACAGTGAGGAGCTCAAGTCAAAAAAGCTGCCCACTTCATGCTACTGGGTGGAGGTGTGGTCCGCGGAGCGCGAGAGCTTCCTTTCTGTGAACCCGTGCCAAAGCTGCGCCACCCTTTGGGGTGCATCATACACGCTGTCAGTCTCTGGCCACGTGGCGGTGGACGCGACGCCGCGGTACATCTCCAAGTACAGCACCGCATACGCCTACGGTCGTCGCCTCGGCACCTGTCGGCAGCACCGATTCCTGTGGCGCAACGAACTCGCCTGGGATGATACCCGTGAGCTGTCTGAAGTGCTGCGTGCCACTTTCAACGTGGCTGCGCCACACACGAGctcgctggcgcagcggcagcagcagcgggagagcCGGCAGCTACACTCCCTCATGTACTCAGAGGCCGTGCCCACAACGCTGAGTGCTCTTCACCGCCACCCACTCTATGTGATAGACTCCGACCTTGCGCGGCATGAGGGGGTATACCCAAAGGATGCATGCACGACCGTGGGAAGCGTGAAGGGTCGCCTGGTCTACAAGCGTTCCGCCATCGTGAGTCTGCGGTCTCGTGACGGGTGGCTGCGCGAGGGGCGCAGCCTGCTCACGGAGGACCAGCCAGCGTACAAGGTTGTGGCACCACCCGCCTCTCGCCCGTTTGCGGCACCGTCAACACTCTACGGTCGTTGGCAAACACAGCCGTTCGAGCCACTGCCGCTCACTGCAGGCGATCCTCCGAGCATTCCTCATCACGGGCGGACGTCGTGGTACATCTTACTCGACAAAGCCCCGCCACAGGGAATTGTGCACCTGACCCAGCCCCAGATATCTCGCGTGGCGCGCCGCATGAAGCTAGACTTCCGCTTGGCTGTGGTTGGCTttgagcgccgccgcaccgacgagcaccgccgcgggcACTGGGAGACCGTCATCAACGGCATTGTTGTCAAGGAAACAGACAGCGTCGCACTCCTTCGCGCCTACGAGGAGTGGGTGCAGCTGGTGCAGGAGCAGGAAGCGACGAAGCGAAGACAGCGTGCGTTTCACTGGTGGCTTTTGCTTGCGCAGCGTCTTCTGGCGTTAAAACGGCTGCAGGATCAGTACGCCAAGGggctcggcgccggcgcgatGCCGATGCAGTGA